Proteins found in one Corallococcus macrosporus genomic segment:
- a CDS encoding trypsin-like peptidase domain-containing protein — protein MFSLLLVAVLAQGPVAPPEPSGASAPPVVLPAPDAGVADAVVPPLPVASLPPATHELFRRIQGRVSQVRIIERRSGTKSSIGSAFFVSAKGHALTNYHVVSDLVLHPEDYTAELDRGDATVPVRLLAVDVASDLAVIQMDAPVSDYFKLEEHEPPQGTRLFAMGNPRDLGTTIVEGTYNGLVRDALYERVHFTGAINPGMSGGPTLSGEGGVVGVNVATMGNQVGFLVPVARARALLDRALAQEAPPDPAALLTSVKDQLMANQQRITDRLMATDLPKQALGEYRVPGRWSPFLKCWGDTPHDPETPYTVTSYQCSSEEDIFLSSSHRTGVVAYLHQHVESQKLGAMRFSALYSTLFSQDPDAVAATREDVTNFRCKSEFVDVNGLTVRAALCLRAYRRFPGLYDLVLRAATLNAPTHGVDTSLTLGGFSAENARKLARRYLEGLSWTK, from the coding sequence ATGTTCTCCCTCCTCCTTGTCGCCGTGCTCGCGCAGGGGCCCGTGGCACCTCCGGAGCCTTCGGGGGCCAGCGCGCCGCCGGTCGTCCTGCCGGCGCCGGACGCTGGCGTCGCGGACGCGGTGGTGCCGCCCCTGCCGGTGGCCTCGCTGCCCCCCGCCACGCACGAGCTGTTCCGCCGCATCCAGGGGCGCGTCTCGCAGGTGCGCATCATCGAGCGCCGCTCCGGGACGAAGTCCTCCATCGGCTCCGCGTTCTTCGTGAGCGCGAAGGGCCACGCCCTCACGAACTACCACGTCGTCTCCGACCTGGTGCTCCACCCGGAGGACTACACCGCGGAGCTGGACCGGGGCGACGCGACGGTGCCGGTGCGGCTGCTCGCGGTGGACGTGGCCAGCGACCTGGCCGTCATCCAGATGGACGCGCCCGTCAGCGACTACTTCAAGCTGGAGGAGCACGAACCGCCGCAGGGCACGCGCCTGTTCGCCATGGGCAACCCGCGCGACCTGGGCACCACCATCGTGGAGGGCACGTACAACGGCCTGGTGCGCGACGCCCTCTATGAGCGCGTGCACTTCACCGGCGCCATCAACCCCGGCATGAGCGGCGGGCCCACGCTCAGCGGCGAGGGCGGCGTCGTGGGCGTCAACGTGGCCACCATGGGCAACCAGGTGGGCTTCCTCGTGCCGGTGGCGCGCGCGCGGGCGCTGCTGGACCGGGCGCTGGCGCAGGAGGCACCGCCGGATCCGGCCGCGCTGCTGACGTCCGTGAAGGATCAGCTGATGGCCAACCAGCAGCGCATCACGGACCGGCTGATGGCCACGGACCTGCCCAAGCAGGCGCTGGGCGAGTACCGCGTCCCCGGCCGCTGGAGCCCGTTCCTCAAGTGCTGGGGCGACACGCCGCACGACCCGGAGACGCCCTACACGGTGACGAGCTACCAGTGCTCCTCCGAGGAGGACATCTTCCTGTCCTCCAGCCACCGCACGGGCGTGGTGGCCTACCTGCACCAGCACGTGGAGAGCCAGAAGCTGGGCGCCATGCGCTTCTCCGCGCTCTACAGCACGCTCTTCTCCCAGGACCCGGACGCGGTGGCCGCCACGCGCGAGGACGTCACCAACTTCCGCTGCAAGTCGGAGTTCGTGGACGTGAACGGGCTCACGGTGCGCGCGGCGCTCTGCCTGCGGGCCTACCGCCGCTTCCCGGGCCTCTACGACCTGGTGCTGCGCGCGGCCACGCTCAACGCGCCCACGCACGGCGTGGACACCAGCCTCACGCTGGGCGGCTTCTCCGCGGAGAACGCCCGCAAGCTGGCGCGCCGCTACCTGGAGGGCCTGTCGTGGACGAAGTGA
- a CDS encoding FHA domain-containing protein produces the protein MDEVIFLEVLEGDAVQSRHRLDRLPVTVGRGYANDIILDDPKVSAEHLRLERREDGAVVLHDVGSVNGTFSVEPWAALKELVVTPDTRVSVGDTVLRFRPRNFVVEDTVVNEAPAAPRERIFERPRAFALALQALVAMSFISERVTQFTKTDWGDLLLSSVLPLGLTLLWAGGWSLASRIARRSFHFRVHATIGALMLLGFAVAPPLFALFSFSFSLGAWLGFVRTLVVLGLVGWGIYWHLRYVTRWQGRRLVRGLVIASVGVLALTNVSELLGNEPFSETLEFSRSLLPPVLRVAPAHSMDSFFEDVKPLEKKVDVLVNER, from the coding sequence GTGGACGAAGTGATCTTCCTGGAGGTGCTGGAAGGGGACGCCGTCCAGTCACGCCACCGGCTGGACAGGCTGCCGGTGACGGTGGGGCGCGGCTACGCCAACGACATCATCCTGGACGACCCGAAGGTCTCCGCGGAGCACCTGCGCCTGGAGCGGCGCGAGGACGGCGCGGTGGTGCTGCACGACGTGGGCAGCGTCAACGGCACGTTCAGCGTGGAGCCCTGGGCCGCGCTGAAGGAGCTGGTCGTCACGCCGGACACGCGCGTGTCCGTGGGCGACACGGTGCTGCGCTTCCGGCCGCGCAACTTCGTGGTGGAGGACACCGTCGTCAACGAAGCGCCCGCCGCCCCGCGCGAGCGCATCTTCGAGCGGCCCCGCGCCTTCGCGCTGGCGCTGCAGGCGCTGGTGGCCATGTCCTTCATCTCGGAGCGGGTGACCCAGTTCACGAAGACGGACTGGGGCGACCTGCTGCTGTCCAGCGTGCTGCCGCTGGGGCTGACGCTGCTGTGGGCTGGAGGCTGGTCCCTGGCCAGCCGCATCGCGCGCCGCAGCTTCCACTTCCGCGTGCACGCCACCATTGGCGCGCTGATGCTGCTGGGCTTCGCGGTGGCGCCGCCCCTGTTCGCGCTGTTCAGCTTCAGCTTCTCGCTGGGCGCGTGGCTGGGCTTCGTGCGCACGCTGGTCGTGCTGGGGCTGGTGGGGTGGGGGATCTACTGGCACCTGCGCTACGTGACGCGCTGGCAGGGCCGGCGGCTGGTGCGCGGGCTCGTCATCGCGTCGGTGGGCGTGCTGGCGCTCACCAACGTGTCGGAGCTGCTGGGCAACGAGCCCTTCAGCGAGACGCTGGAGTTCTCCCGCTCGCTGCTGCCGCCGGTGCTGCGCGTGGCCCCGGCGCACTCCATGGACTCGTTCTTCGAGGACGTGAAGCCGCTGGAGAAGAAGGTGGACGTGCTCGTGAACGAGCGTTGA
- a CDS encoding aldo/keto reductase encodes MKYANLGHTGLRVSRICLGCMSYGTPKWRPWVLDEEASQPFFRRAVELGVTFFDTANMYSDGVSEEVTGRALRKYAKLDEVVLATKVYFPTGSGQNERGLSRKAITQACEASLKRLGVDTIDLYQIHRMDPNTPIEETLSALDQLVRQGKVRYLGASSAYAWQFMRALSVSERNSWARFVSMQNHYNLVYREEEREMLPLCEAEGVGVIPWSPLARGLLAGSRKSLDDKEATTRAGSDTLSPMLYNQPGDWDVVEAVKQVAEARKAPPAQVSLAWLLSKPVVTAPIIGATKPEHLEDAVKAVNLKLTPEEIKALEAPYKPHAVRGL; translated from the coding sequence ATGAAGTACGCCAACCTGGGTCACACGGGCCTGCGGGTCTCCCGCATCTGCCTGGGCTGCATGAGCTACGGCACCCCGAAGTGGCGCCCGTGGGTGCTGGACGAGGAGGCCTCGCAGCCCTTCTTCCGCCGCGCGGTGGAGCTGGGCGTGACGTTCTTCGACACGGCGAACATGTACTCGGACGGCGTCAGCGAGGAAGTGACAGGCCGCGCGCTGCGCAAGTACGCGAAGCTGGACGAAGTGGTGCTGGCGACGAAGGTCTACTTCCCCACCGGCAGCGGCCAGAACGAGCGGGGCCTGTCACGCAAGGCCATCACGCAGGCCTGCGAGGCGAGCCTCAAGCGGCTGGGCGTGGACACCATCGACCTCTATCAAATCCACCGGATGGACCCGAACACGCCCATCGAGGAGACGCTGTCCGCGTTGGATCAGCTCGTGCGCCAGGGCAAGGTGCGCTACCTGGGCGCATCTTCCGCGTACGCGTGGCAGTTCATGCGCGCGCTGAGCGTGTCCGAGCGCAACAGCTGGGCGCGCTTCGTATCCATGCAGAACCACTACAATCTGGTCTACCGCGAGGAGGAGCGGGAGATGCTGCCCCTCTGCGAGGCGGAAGGCGTGGGCGTCATCCCCTGGTCGCCGCTCGCGCGCGGGCTGCTCGCGGGGTCGCGCAAGTCGCTGGACGACAAGGAGGCCACGACGCGCGCGGGCTCCGACACGCTGTCGCCCATGCTCTACAACCAGCCCGGGGACTGGGACGTGGTGGAGGCGGTGAAGCAGGTGGCGGAGGCGCGCAAGGCCCCGCCCGCGCAGGTGTCCCTGGCGTGGCTGTTGTCCAAGCCCGTGGTCACCGCGCCCATCATCGGCGCGACGAAGCCCGAGCACCTGGAGGACGCGGTGAAGGCCGTGAACCTCAAGCTCACGCCCGAGGAGATCAAGGCGCTGGAGGCCCCCTACAAGCCGCACGCGGTGCGCGGCCTGTAG
- a CDS encoding cytochrome P450 produces MSERFNLLSPEVKANPYPTYARMRREAPVCQVEPGGMWAVSRHEDVLRVLKDPRRFSSQGFRVATNPPWLGGNPFSESMLTMDPPQHARLRVLVQKAFGAAAMAQLEPRVRDLCRQAVAELPRGVPVDLMPPYALRIPAAVISDLLGLDPSRATRLKQWADLITGGVTTVKPDEEDRKQRARDAVAELRQYFGEVLEARARAPGTDLVSELQQARVDGEALSKDELIAFMALLLVGGIETVVHLLGASLVVLRDHPEIWTQLRADRSRIPGFIEEVLRYEPPAQAAPRLTTEEVELGGVSLPKGAPVLVLLGSAAHDEAHFPDGDRFNLSRPGPQNLPFGHGIHFCLGAQLARMEGRLALEALLDAVGHLQAGPEPMTWHRTLVVRGPATLPLVLHPH; encoded by the coding sequence ATGAGCGAGCGCTTCAACCTCCTGTCTCCGGAAGTGAAGGCCAACCCCTATCCCACCTACGCCCGCATGCGCCGCGAGGCCCCCGTGTGTCAGGTGGAGCCCGGTGGCATGTGGGCCGTGTCGCGCCATGAAGACGTGCTGCGCGTCCTCAAGGACCCGCGGCGCTTCTCCTCGCAGGGCTTCCGCGTGGCCACCAATCCGCCCTGGCTGGGCGGCAACCCCTTCTCCGAGTCCATGCTCACCATGGACCCGCCCCAGCACGCCCGCCTGCGGGTGCTGGTGCAGAAGGCCTTCGGCGCGGCGGCCATGGCCCAGTTGGAGCCCCGCGTGCGCGACCTCTGCCGGCAGGCGGTGGCGGAGCTGCCCCGGGGCGTGCCGGTGGACCTGATGCCGCCGTACGCGCTGCGCATCCCGGCCGCCGTCATCAGCGACCTGCTGGGCCTGGACCCCTCCCGCGCCACGCGGCTGAAGCAGTGGGCGGACCTGATTACCGGCGGCGTCACCACGGTCAAGCCGGACGAGGAGGACCGCAAGCAGCGGGCCCGCGACGCGGTGGCGGAGCTGCGCCAGTACTTCGGCGAGGTGCTGGAGGCCCGCGCCCGCGCGCCCGGCACGGACCTGGTCAGCGAGCTGCAACAGGCCCGCGTGGACGGCGAGGCCCTGTCCAAGGACGAGCTCATCGCGTTCATGGCGCTCCTCCTGGTGGGCGGCATCGAGACGGTGGTGCACCTGCTGGGTGCGTCGCTCGTCGTGCTGCGCGACCACCCGGAGATCTGGACGCAGCTGCGCGCGGACCGCTCGCGCATCCCGGGCTTCATCGAGGAGGTCCTGCGCTACGAGCCGCCCGCCCAGGCCGCGCCGCGCCTCACCACGGAAGAGGTGGAGCTGGGCGGGGTGAGCCTGCCCAAGGGCGCGCCGGTGCTGGTGCTGCTGGGCTCCGCCGCGCACGACGAGGCGCACTTCCCGGACGGCGACCGCTTCAACCTGTCCCGCCCCGGCCCGCAGAACCTGCCCTTCGGCCACGGCATCCACTTCTGCCTGGGCGCGCAGCTGGCGCGCATGGAGGGACGCCTGGCCCTGGAGGCGCTGCTGGACGCCGTGGGCCACCTGCAGGCCGGCCCGGAGCCCATGACGTGGCACCGCACGCTGGTGGTGCGCGGGCCCGCCACGCTGCCGCTGGTGCTGCACCCGCATTGA